The proteins below are encoded in one region of Buttiauxella gaviniae:
- a CDS encoding Cof-type HAD-IIB family hydrolase, whose product MSVKLIAVDMDGTFLDDKKEYNRARFAEQYAQMKEQGIRFVVASGNQYYQLISFFPEIAHEISFVADNGGWVVSEEKDTFNGELTKQQFNTVIDHLLTLPHVDIIACGKHNGYTLKSYDDAFIAMARRYYHRLQLVDNFSNLNDVFFKFALNLPDSLLDDTMNSLAEKFEGIMVPVSSGHGSIDLIIPGVHKANGLRILQEKWGINDSEVVTFGDGGNDIEMLRQAKYGFAMENAPEKIKQIATYRAGHCNQQGVLDVIEKVLKKEAPFNA is encoded by the coding sequence ATGAGTGTGAAATTAATTGCCGTCGACATGGATGGTACGTTTCTGGACGATAAAAAAGAGTACAACCGCGCACGTTTTGCGGAGCAGTACGCGCAGATGAAAGAGCAAGGGATCCGTTTCGTGGTCGCCAGTGGCAACCAGTATTATCAGTTAATTTCATTTTTCCCGGAGATCGCCCACGAGATCTCATTCGTTGCCGATAACGGCGGCTGGGTGGTCAGTGAAGAAAAAGATACCTTCAATGGCGAGCTGACAAAGCAGCAGTTCAACACGGTTATCGACCACCTGCTGACATTGCCGCATGTGGATATCATCGCCTGTGGCAAACACAACGGCTATACCCTGAAAAGCTATGATGACGCATTTATAGCCATGGCACGTCGCTATTATCACCGTCTTCAACTGGTGGATAATTTCTCTAATCTGAACGATGTGTTCTTTAAATTTGCGCTCAATCTGCCGGACAGTCTGTTAGACGACACAATGAACTCCCTGGCAGAGAAATTCGAAGGCATTATGGTTCCGGTTTCCAGCGGCCACGGTTCGATTGACCTCATCATTCCCGGTGTTCATAAAGCCAACGGCCTGCGTATTTTGCAGGAAAAATGGGGCATTAATGACAGCGAAGTGGTGACATTTGGCGACGGGGGCAACGATATAGAAATGTTGCGCCAGGCCAAATATGGCTTTGCGATGGAAAATGCGCCTGAAAAAATTAAGCAAATAGCGACTTATCGGGCGGGGCATTGCAATCAGCAGGGCGTGCTGGATGTGATTGAAAAAGTATTGAAAAAAGAAGCGCCATTTAACGCGTAA
- a CDS encoding anion transporter, with the protein MVQTLLRPFARDHFLHLLLLIGVALSFITPFHPERWVHAIDWHTIITLAGLMMLTKGVELSGYFDVLGRRMVKRFASERSLALFLVSAAALLSTFLTNDVALFIIVPLTITLKKLCAIPINRLIIFEALAVNAGSTLTPIGNPQNILLWGRSGLSFGAFTWQMAPLATAIMLSLLVLCWFCFPNKKLTYQAHDKRHDWQPRLVLSCVALYVVFIVALELKQEIWGLAIVAAGFLLLARRVLLNIDWSLLLVFMVMFIDVYLITQLPVLQHALEGINQLSTGGLFALGIGLSQFISNVPSTILLLNYVPASVLLAFAVNIGGFGLLPGSLANLIALRMANDRRIWIRFHYYSLPMLVWAAALGYGLLLLLKQF; encoded by the coding sequence ATGGTACAAACCCTGCTTCGTCCGTTCGCTCGCGACCACTTTCTTCATCTATTGCTGCTCATCGGTGTTGCGTTAAGTTTTATCACGCCTTTTCATCCTGAACGGTGGGTTCATGCGATTGACTGGCACACGATCATTACGCTCGCGGGCCTGATGATGTTGACCAAAGGCGTGGAACTGAGCGGTTATTTCGATGTGCTGGGCCGTCGTATGGTGAAGCGTTTTGCCAGTGAGCGCTCCCTGGCATTGTTTTTGGTGAGCGCCGCGGCACTGCTTTCGACGTTTCTGACTAACGACGTGGCACTGTTTATTATTGTCCCGTTGACCATTACGCTGAAAAAACTGTGCGCGATACCGATTAACCGGCTCATCATTTTTGAAGCGCTGGCGGTGAATGCCGGTTCAACGCTCACGCCAATTGGCAACCCGCAGAACATCTTGCTTTGGGGGCGTTCGGGCTTATCGTTTGGGGCGTTTACCTGGCAAATGGCGCCATTGGCGACAGCCATTATGCTTAGTTTGCTGGTGCTTTGCTGGTTCTGTTTCCCGAATAAAAAACTGACTTACCAGGCTCATGATAAACGGCATGACTGGCAGCCTCGGCTGGTGCTGAGTTGTGTGGCGCTTTACGTCGTATTTATTGTCGCGCTTGAGCTTAAACAAGAAATCTGGGGGTTGGCGATTGTCGCAGCGGGCTTTTTACTGCTTGCGCGTCGGGTATTGCTGAATATTGACTGGAGTTTGCTGCTGGTCTTTATGGTGATGTTTATTGATGTGTACCTGATAACGCAACTGCCGGTGTTACAACACGCGCTGGAGGGCATTAATCAGCTTTCAACAGGTGGGTTATTTGCGTTAGGGATTGGTTTATCACAGTTTATCAGCAATGTTCCCTCAACGATTTTGCTGCTGAACTACGTTCCTGCTTCGGTGCTGCTGGCCTTTGCGGTCAACATTGGCGGTTTTGGATTGTTGCCGGGGTCGCTGGCGAATCTGATCGCATTACGCATGGCTAACGATCGTCGTATTTGGATACGTTTTCATTACTATTCGCTGCCGATGTTAGTCTGGGCGGCAGCGCTGGGCTATGGATTATTGCTGTTGCTCAAACAGTTTTAA